In the genome of Variibacter gotjawalensis, one region contains:
- a CDS encoding polyprenyl synthetase family protein has translation MAVVVPFESQPTPSIDRLVGLCRADMERVNAMILSRTGSEVTMIPEVANHLISSGGKRLRPMLTLAMAQLAGYAGDGHIKLAAAVEFMHTATLLHDDVVDESEMRRGRKAARMLWGNEASVLVGDFLLGQAFRMMVEVGSLRSLEILSSAAAVIAEGEVMQLAAAKNTATTEDEYVAVIRAKTAELFAAACEVGPVIASLSKAEQTACRSFGMNLGITFQLIDDALDYGGKAAKLGKNVGDDFREGKVTLPVVLAFRRGSEEERKFWRGAIENSEIRDGDIEHALALMTKHRALDDTIARARHYGAIAKDALALFPDSAVKEALVETVDFCIARSH, from the coding sequence TTGGCCGTCGTCGTTCCGTTCGAGTCCCAGCCCACCCCCTCCATCGATCGCTTGGTCGGCCTTTGCCGCGCCGATATGGAGCGGGTCAACGCGATGATCCTGTCGCGCACCGGCTCCGAAGTGACGATGATTCCGGAAGTCGCGAACCACCTGATCTCGTCCGGCGGCAAGCGCCTGCGCCCGATGCTGACGCTTGCGATGGCGCAGCTCGCCGGCTACGCGGGCGACGGCCATATCAAGCTCGCGGCCGCCGTCGAGTTCATGCACACCGCAACGCTGCTGCACGACGATGTCGTCGACGAGAGCGAGATGCGGCGCGGACGCAAAGCCGCGCGCATGCTATGGGGTAACGAGGCGAGCGTTCTAGTCGGCGACTTCCTGCTCGGCCAAGCCTTCCGCATGATGGTCGAAGTCGGCTCGCTCCGATCGCTCGAAATTCTTTCTTCCGCCGCCGCCGTCATCGCGGAAGGCGAAGTGATGCAGCTTGCCGCCGCGAAGAACACTGCGACGACCGAAGACGAATATGTCGCGGTTATTCGCGCCAAGACGGCGGAGCTGTTCGCCGCCGCCTGCGAAGTCGGTCCGGTCATCGCATCGCTATCGAAGGCCGAGCAGACCGCATGCCGCTCCTTCGGCATGAATCTCGGCATCACTTTCCAGCTGATCGACGATGCGCTCGATTACGGCGGTAAAGCCGCGAAGCTCGGCAAGAATGTCGGCGACGATTTCCGCGAAGGCAAAGTCACATTGCCGGTCGTGCTCGCGTTCCGCCGCGGTAGCGAGGAAGAACGCAAGTTCTGGCGCGGCGCGATTGAGAATTCGGAGATCCGCGACGGCGATATTGAACATGCGCTCGCGTTGATGACGAAGCACCGCGCGCTCGACGACACGATCGCGCGCGCGCGCCACTACGGCGCCATCGCGAAGGATGCACTTGCGCTCTTCCCGGACTCCGCGGTGAAAGAGGCATTGGTCGAAACCGTCGACTTCTGCATCGCGCGCTCTCACTAA
- a CDS encoding DUF2007 domain-containing protein yields the protein MKELVRANDPVLLSAIGALLNGANIPHVMLDQNMSVLEGSIGILQRRVLVPEEHLRTARQVLSDAGLAHELRPDDGA from the coding sequence ATGAAGGAACTCGTCCGCGCGAATGATCCGGTTTTGCTGTCCGCAATTGGGGCATTGCTCAATGGCGCCAACATCCCGCACGTGATGCTGGACCAGAATATGAGCGTGCTCGAGGGCTCGATCGGCATCCTCCAGCGCCGTGTTCTGGTGCCCGAGGAGCATCTGCGGACCGCGCGGCAGGTTCTCAGCGACGCCGGGCTCGCGCACGAACTGCGCCCTGATGACGGCGCCTGA
- a CDS encoding tRNA1(Val) (adenine(37)-N6)-methyltransferase: protein MTAPEGVTDDAALGGRLRLLQPKRGHRFGHDAVLLAAATSAGAGDHVVEFGAGVGLAGLALARRVPGARVTLVEIDQTLCALAGQNAERNDLAGRIAVLHGDVTQAAMPAATHVMMNPPYNDPQRHRASPHAGRASAHMAADGLLQAWCDAAARVLTQNGTLTLIWRADGLDAVHAALTSAFGDTRVLPVETRPGVATLVLVSARKGAAPSRKMLPPLRLNGPDGKPTAESERVVRDAAALAL from the coding sequence ATGACGGCGCCTGAGGGCGTTACGGACGACGCCGCCCTCGGCGGCCGTTTGCGTCTTCTCCAGCCCAAACGCGGCCATCGCTTCGGCCATGACGCGGTGCTCCTGGCTGCGGCGACGTCCGCCGGCGCGGGCGATCATGTGGTCGAATTCGGCGCGGGCGTTGGCCTCGCCGGTCTCGCACTCGCCCGGCGTGTGCCGGGAGCGCGTGTGACACTCGTCGAGATCGACCAGACGCTGTGTGCGTTGGCAGGGCAGAATGCCGAGCGCAACGATCTCGCGGGTCGTATTGCGGTCCTGCATGGCGACGTGACGCAAGCCGCTATGCCCGCCGCCACTCACGTGATGATGAACCCGCCTTACAACGATCCGCAGCGCCACCGGGCGTCGCCGCATGCGGGACGTGCATCCGCGCACATGGCGGCCGATGGACTGCTGCAAGCTTGGTGCGATGCCGCCGCGCGCGTTCTGACGCAGAACGGCACGCTCACGCTCATCTGGCGCGCCGATGGCTTGGACGCCGTTCACGCGGCGCTCACAAGCGCTTTCGGCGATACACGCGTGCTGCCGGTCGAGACGAGGCCGGGCGTTGCGACGCTCGTTCTGGTCTCCGCGCGTAAAGGTGCCGCGCCCTCGCGGAAGATGCTCCCGCCGCTGCGGTTGAATGGCCCCGACGGCAAGCCGACAGCCGAGAGCGAACGCGTTGTGCGCGATGCGGCGGCGCTTGCCCTTTAG
- a CDS encoding S49 family peptidase has product MTETSLTDQAIKTLRGVLPRRFRSDIARVPVVKLSGAIGISGPLRPGLSISGVAKVLDRAFSVKGAKAVALVINSPGGSATQSHLIFTRIRALAEEKQLKVIAFVEDVAASGGYMIACAADEIIADPNSIVGSIGVVGGSFGAYKLLEKIGVERRLYTSGENKAMLDPFLPEKPDDVRRLKAIQQEIHDGFIGLVKDSRGARLAPSEDLFTGEYWTGRTALGLGLIDGLGDIRSTLRERFGDKVEMPLITPPRSLLGRAPGGVSSALDGIGAGVAGDIVATLDERALWARYGL; this is encoded by the coding sequence ATGACTGAAACCTCGCTCACCGACCAAGCCATCAAAACCCTGCGCGGCGTGCTGCCGCGCCGCTTTCGTTCCGACATTGCGCGCGTGCCTGTCGTCAAGCTCTCAGGCGCCATCGGCATTTCGGGGCCATTGCGGCCGGGGCTTTCGATCTCCGGCGTCGCCAAAGTCTTGGATCGCGCGTTCTCCGTGAAGGGTGCCAAAGCTGTCGCACTGGTCATTAACTCGCCAGGCGGCTCGGCGACGCAGTCGCATCTCATCTTCACGCGCATCCGCGCGCTTGCGGAAGAGAAGCAGTTGAAGGTCATCGCCTTCGTCGAGGATGTCGCGGCCTCCGGCGGCTACATGATCGCCTGCGCGGCCGACGAAATCATCGCGGACCCGAACTCCATCGTCGGCTCGATCGGCGTCGTCGGCGGCTCGTTCGGCGCTTACAAGCTGCTCGAGAAGATCGGCGTCGAGCGCCGCCTCTACACCTCTGGTGAGAATAAGGCGATGCTCGATCCCTTCCTGCCCGAGAAGCCGGACGATGTGCGCCGCCTCAAAGCGATCCAGCAGGAAATCCACGACGGTTTCATCGGCCTCGTGAAGGACAGCCGCGGCGCCCGCCTCGCGCCGAGCGAAGACCTCTTCACGGGCGAATATTGGACCGGCCGCACTGCGCTTGGCCTCGGTCTCATCGATGGCCTCGGCGATATCCGCTCGACGCTGCGCGAGCGCTTCGGCGACAAGGTCGAGATGCCGCTGATCACGCCGCCGCGCAGTCTGCTTGGCCGTGCGCCGGGCGGCGTGTCGAGCGCGCTGGACGGGATCGGGGCAGGGGTCGCGGGCGATATCGTCGCGACGCTGGACGAGCGGGCACTTTGGGCGCGCTACGGGCTCTGA
- a CDS encoding glycine--tRNA ligase subunit alpha, whose translation MAELAPHMDPKRSFQGFLLALQRYWAEQGCVILQPYDMEMGAGTFHPATTLRALGPKPWKAAYVQPSRRPKDGRYGENPNRLQHYYQYQVILKPSPPDLQDLYLNSLYAIGIDPKLHDIRFVEDDWESPTLGAWGLGWECWCDGMEVSQFTYFQQVAGFECAPVAGELTYGLERLAMYVQGVDNVYDLNFNGRDGADKVTYGDVFLQAEQEYSRHNFEHADVGMLFEQFRMAEAACQKYLAAGWHDDAKTRHQMALPAFDQCIKASHAFNLLDARGVISVTERQSYILRVRELAKACGGAWLATAGGGA comes from the coding sequence ATGGCTGAACTTGCGCCGCATATGGACCCGAAGCGGTCCTTCCAAGGCTTCCTGTTGGCGCTGCAGCGCTACTGGGCCGAACAGGGCTGCGTGATTCTCCAGCCGTACGACATGGAAATGGGTGCCGGCACCTTCCACCCCGCGACGACGTTGCGCGCGCTCGGCCCGAAGCCGTGGAAGGCCGCTTACGTTCAACCGTCGCGCCGCCCGAAGGACGGCCGCTACGGCGAGAACCCGAACCGCCTGCAGCACTATTACCAGTACCAGGTGATCCTAAAACCCTCGCCGCCGGACCTGCAGGACCTTTACCTGAACTCGCTCTACGCGATCGGCATCGATCCGAAGCTCCACGACATCCGCTTCGTCGAGGACGACTGGGAGAGCCCGACGCTCGGCGCCTGGGGCCTCGGCTGGGAATGCTGGTGCGACGGCATGGAAGTCTCGCAGTTCACCTACTTCCAGCAGGTCGCCGGTTTCGAATGCGCGCCGGTCGCGGGTGAATTGACCTACGGTCTCGAGCGCCTCGCGATGTATGTGCAGGGCGTCGACAACGTCTACGACCTCAATTTCAACGGCCGCGACGGCGCCGACAAGGTGACTTACGGCGACGTCTTCCTGCAGGCCGAGCAAGAATACTCGCGGCACAATTTCGAACACGCTGATGTCGGCATGCTGTTCGAGCAGTTCCGCATGGCCGAAGCGGCCTGCCAGAAATATCTCGCGGCCGGTTGGCACGACGACGCCAAGACGCGCCACCAGATGGCGCTGCCCGCCTTCGATCAATGCATCAAGGCCAGCCACGCGTTCAACCTGCTCGATGCGCGCGGCGTGATCTCGGTGACCGAACGCCAAAGCTACATCCTGCGCGTCCGCGAACTCGCGAAAGCGTGCGGCGGCGCCTGGCTCGCGACCGCCGGCGGTGGAGCGTGA
- a CDS encoding endonuclease domain-containing protein, translating to MTAAERKLWQHLRRRPDAHFRRQATLGSYFADFACHTHRLVIELDGGQHATQVARDGLRDAYMSAHGYRVLRFWNNEVSGNLDGVLAVIAAALSATAVKAPPTPNPSPPSAELRSASGGGERNCSAPLTERE from the coding sequence ATGACCGCAGCGGAGCGAAAGCTGTGGCAGCATCTGCGCCGTCGACCCGACGCGCATTTTCGTCGCCAGGCAACACTCGGCTCATATTTCGCGGACTTTGCCTGCCATACGCATCGGCTTGTGATTGAGTTGGACGGCGGACAGCATGCGACGCAAGTAGCGCGCGACGGCCTACGTGATGCGTACATGTCTGCGCATGGATATCGAGTCCTCCGCTTTTGGAACAACGAAGTCAGCGGCAATTTAGACGGCGTGCTCGCAGTCATTGCTGCTGCTTTGTCGGCCACGGCCGTTAAAGCGCCCCCCACCCCCAACCCCTCCCCACCGTCAGCCGAGCTGCGCTCGGCTTCGGGTGGAGGGGAGCGCAACTGCTCTGCGCCCCTCACGGAACGCGAATAG
- a CDS encoding DMT family protein — MPISQYVTPILLLIASNVFMTFAWYGHLKYKSSPLFIAIIASWAIAFVEYCLAVPANRFGSAVYSTAQLKTMQEVITLIVFAIFSVFYLKEAITLNHVVGFAFIAAGAFFVFKGPL, encoded by the coding sequence ATGCCCATTTCCCAATACGTCACGCCGATTCTGCTGCTGATCGCCTCGAACGTCTTTATGACCTTCGCGTGGTACGGCCACCTCAAGTACAAGTCGTCCCCTCTGTTCATTGCAATCATTGCGAGTTGGGCGATCGCTTTCGTCGAGTATTGCCTGGCCGTCCCGGCCAACCGCTTCGGCAGCGCCGTCTATTCGACCGCGCAGCTCAAGACGATGCAGGAGGTGATCACGCTGATCGTCTTCGCGATCTTCTCGGTCTTCTACCTGAAGGAAGCGATCACGCTGAACCACGTCGTCGGCTTTGCCTTCATCGCTGCCGGCGCTTTCTTTGTCTTTAAAGGCCCCCTATAG
- a CDS encoding MFS transporter yields the protein MNSIQSLNGLNFFMADVRDGLGPFLGVFLQQKGWSPAEIGLVMTLGGYAGMIATTPLGALVDSTTAKRAIMVVASIAIIVASMITLFAPTFPVTVATQAVTGIAGAVVVPAIAGLTLGLVKQTGFAHQLGRNEAFNHAGNVFAAVAGGAAGYFFGLAAIFYFMAGMAFFAIIAVLTIKPEDIDHVAARGAAEKAEGDTSDTGQATSYAALLTNAPLIILAVTLMLFHLGNAAMLPLLGQALVARGAGDPSAFTAATVVVAQLTMIPMALLAARLAETRGYWIVFVLALASLPLRGVLAATISDSWGLIPVQMLDGVGAGLLGVATPGLTARILKGTGNVNVGLGAVMTMQGVGAATSPAFAGFIAERVNYATAFFALAAIAALALILWIGATRIVGPACGGAAKAAPAAA from the coding sequence ATGAATTCGATTCAGTCGCTCAACGGGCTCAATTTCTTCATGGCCGACGTGCGGGACGGCCTCGGGCCGTTCCTCGGCGTCTTCCTGCAGCAGAAGGGCTGGTCGCCCGCCGAGATCGGGCTCGTCATGACGCTCGGCGGCTATGCCGGGATGATCGCGACGACACCGCTCGGTGCTTTGGTCGATTCCACGACCGCGAAACGCGCCATCATGGTGGTGGCGTCCATCGCGATCATCGTTGCGTCGATGATCACGCTGTTCGCGCCGACCTTTCCGGTCACGGTGGCGACGCAGGCCGTCACCGGCATCGCGGGCGCGGTGGTCGTTCCGGCGATTGCGGGACTGACGCTCGGCCTCGTCAAGCAAACCGGTTTCGCGCACCAGCTCGGCCGCAACGAAGCCTTCAACCACGCCGGCAACGTTTTCGCGGCAGTCGCGGGCGGCGCCGCCGGATATTTTTTCGGGCTCGCCGCTATCTTCTACTTCATGGCCGGCATGGCCTTCTTCGCGATCATCGCCGTGCTGACGATCAAGCCTGAGGACATCGATCACGTCGCGGCGCGTGGCGCGGCCGAAAAGGCCGAGGGCGACACCTCCGACACCGGACAGGCGACGAGCTACGCGGCACTGCTGACCAATGCGCCGCTCATCATCCTCGCCGTGACGTTGATGCTCTTTCATCTCGGCAACGCCGCGATGCTGCCGCTTCTCGGCCAGGCGCTGGTCGCGCGCGGCGCCGGTGACCCGAGTGCGTTCACGGCCGCGACGGTGGTCGTCGCGCAGCTGACGATGATTCCGATGGCGTTGCTCGCCGCACGCCTTGCGGAAACGCGCGGTTACTGGATCGTCTTTGTGCTTGCACTGGCGTCGCTGCCGCTGCGCGGCGTGCTTGCCGCGACGATCTCGGACTCGTGGGGCTTGATACCCGTCCAGATGCTCGACGGTGTCGGTGCCGGATTGCTCGGCGTTGCGACGCCCGGTCTCACCGCGCGCATTCTCAAAGGCACCGGCAACGTCAATGTCGGGCTCGGCGCCGTGATGACGATGCAAGGTGTCGGCGCCGCGACCAGCCCGGCCTTCGCGGGCTTCATCGCGGAGCGCGTGAATTATGCGACTGCGTTCTTTGCGCTCGCCGCCATCGCGGCACTCGCGCTGATCCTATGGATCGGCGCGACGCGCATCGTCGGCCCGGCCTGCGGTGGCGCGGCCAAAGCCGCGCCGGCAGCGGCCTAG
- a CDS encoding fumarylacetoacetate hydrolase family protein, translating to MKIVAFVENGARHLGIIEGDQVVDLQAADSRVPDDFPAILAAGDMGRLGDVAKNAPASARRPLAGIKYALPVAKPGKIICLGLNYLEHAKEGGHQRPQHPSIFLRVTTSLTAHEAPIVRPQASVTLDYECELVLVVGKRMRHATKSNALSCVAGYSCFNDGSVREFQRRTSQWDYGKNFDKTGGFGPWFVSADELPPGAKGLKIETRLNGNVMQSDNTSNMMFPIIETIVDVTQGMTLEPGDLIVTGTPSGVGHARKPPVWMKGGDTVEIDIEGVGVLRNPVVDEV from the coding sequence ATGAAAATCGTAGCGTTCGTTGAGAACGGCGCGCGCCATCTCGGCATCATCGAAGGCGACCAAGTCGTCGATCTCCAGGCCGCGGACTCGCGCGTGCCGGACGACTTTCCGGCAATTCTCGCGGCCGGCGATATGGGGCGCCTTGGCGACGTTGCGAAGAACGCTCCCGCAAGCGCGCGCCGTCCGCTCGCCGGCATCAAGTATGCGCTGCCGGTGGCGAAGCCCGGCAAGATCATCTGCCTCGGCCTCAATTATTTGGAGCATGCGAAGGAAGGCGGCCATCAGCGGCCGCAGCATCCGTCGATTTTCCTGCGCGTCACGACATCGTTGACGGCACACGAAGCGCCGATCGTGCGCCCGCAGGCGTCCGTCACGCTCGACTACGAATGCGAGCTGGTGCTCGTCGTCGGCAAGCGCATGCGCCATGCGACAAAGTCGAATGCGCTGTCCTGCGTTGCGGGTTACTCGTGCTTCAACGACGGCTCTGTGCGCGAATTCCAGCGCCGCACGTCGCAGTGGGACTACGGCAAGAATTTTGACAAAACCGGCGGCTTCGGCCCTTGGTTCGTTTCCGCCGACGAGCTGCCGCCCGGCGCCAAGGGCCTCAAGATCGAGACGCGTCTCAACGGCAACGTCATGCAGTCCGACAACACGTCGAACATGATGTTCCCGATCATCGAAACGATCGTCGACGTGACGCAAGGCATGACGCTCGAGCCCGGCGATCTCATCGTCACCGGCACGCCGTCTGGCGTTGGCCATGCGCGCAAGCCGCCGGTGTGGATGAAGGGCGGCGACACCGTCGAGATCGATATCGAGGGCGTCGGCGTTCTGCGCAATCCGGTCGTCGACGAGGTCTAG
- a CDS encoding TIGR00645 family protein, producing MPTSKPKTEEKAPLAETIIEVLIFNSRWLMAPFYVGLIATLFLLFIKFAALLFGYIVNINGMTDSDVILAVLTLIDLAFTGNLVLIVIFSGYENFVSKINTGDHDRPDWMTKVDFSGLKQKLITSIVAISAIQVLKAFMNIDKYGGDNTKLGWLVGIHIVFVISMLVLAMSDRLSAGDKSPAEHMDKASKK from the coding sequence GTGCCAACATCCAAGCCGAAAACCGAGGAGAAGGCGCCTCTCGCCGAGACCATCATCGAGGTGCTGATCTTCAACAGCCGCTGGTTAATGGCGCCGTTCTATGTCGGGTTAATCGCGACGCTGTTCCTGCTGTTCATCAAATTCGCCGCGCTGCTGTTCGGCTACATCGTCAACATCAACGGCATGACGGACTCGGACGTCATCCTCGCAGTGCTGACGCTGATCGATCTCGCCTTCACGGGCAATCTCGTGCTCATCGTGATCTTCTCGGGCTACGAGAATTTCGTCTCTAAGATCAACACGGGCGATCACGACCGCCCGGATTGGATGACCAAGGTCGACTTCTCGGGTCTCAAGCAGAAGCTCATCACGTCGATCGTCGCGATCTCAGCGATCCAGGTGCTGAAGGCTTTCATGAACATCGACAAATACGGCGGCGACAACACCAAGCTCGGTTGGCTGGTCGGTATTCACATCGTCTTCGTCATCTCGATGTTGGTGCTCGCCATGTCCGATCGCTTGAGCGCGGGCGATAAATCCCCGGCCGAGCACATGGACAAAGCCTCCAAGAAATAA
- the msrA gene encoding peptide-methionine (S)-S-oxide reductase MsrA: MFFFKKSSSIPSANEALPGRANPIPTAEIHDINGNPLKGPYPEGSEMAMFGFGCFWGAERKYWELGDGIFITAVGYAAGSTPNPTYEEVCSGMTGHNEVVFVVFDPKTISYERLLKTFWENHDPTQGMRQGNDVGTQYRSGIYTFSPEQKAAAEASKAVFQKVLTERRYGAITTEIIDAPKFYFAEDYHQQYLAKNPRGYCGLGGTGAVCPIGLAKAS, from the coding sequence ATGTTCTTCTTCAAGAAATCCTCCTCGATCCCGAGCGCGAACGAAGCCCTGCCAGGCCGCGCCAATCCGATCCCGACCGCCGAGATCCACGACATCAACGGCAATCCGCTAAAGGGGCCGTATCCCGAAGGCAGCGAGATGGCGATGTTCGGCTTCGGCTGCTTCTGGGGCGCGGAGCGGAAATACTGGGAACTCGGCGACGGCATCTTCATCACGGCCGTCGGCTATGCGGCCGGCTCGACGCCGAACCCGACTTACGAGGAAGTCTGCAGCGGCATGACCGGGCACAACGAAGTCGTCTTCGTCGTGTTCGATCCGAAGACGATTTCCTACGAGCGGCTGCTCAAGACTTTCTGGGAAAACCACGACCCGACGCAAGGCATGCGTCAGGGCAACGACGTCGGCACGCAGTATCGCTCGGGCATCTATACATTCTCGCCGGAGCAGAAGGCCGCCGCCGAAGCTTCTAAGGCCGTGTTCCAAAAGGTGCTGACCGAACGCCGCTATGGCGCCATCACCACCGAGATCATCGACGCGCCGAAGTTCTACTTCGCGGAAGATTATCACCAGCAGTATCTGGCGAAGAATCCGCGCGGCTATTGCGGTCTCGGCGGCACCGGCGCGGTTTGTCCGATCGGGCTGGCTAAAGCCAGCTGA
- the efp gene encoding elongation factor P: protein MKVIASSLRKNNIVDIDGRLYAILVANNIHPGKGTPVTQLDMRRLSDGVKVSERYRTTEMVERATVEDRDHTFLYNDGEGYHFMNIENYDQITVQEDLIGEQAAYLAPEMKVILSMHEGNAVGIELPARVTLEVTDTEPALKGQTASSSYKPAMLSNGVRTNVPPHIAPGTRIVVMTVDGSYVERAKD, encoded by the coding sequence GTGAAAGTCATCGCCTCTTCGCTCCGCAAGAACAACATCGTCGACATCGACGGTCGGCTCTACGCGATCCTCGTCGCCAACAATATCCATCCGGGTAAGGGCACGCCGGTCACGCAGCTCGACATGCGACGCCTGTCGGACGGCGTGAAGGTCTCGGAACGCTACCGCACGACCGAAATGGTCGAGCGCGCCACCGTCGAGGATCGTGACCACACGTTCCTGTACAACGATGGCGAAGGCTATCACTTCATGAACATCGAGAACTACGACCAGATCACGGTGCAGGAAGACCTCATCGGCGAGCAGGCCGCGTATCTCGCGCCGGAAATGAAGGTCATTCTGTCGATGCACGAAGGCAATGCGGTCGGCATCGAACTGCCGGCGCGTGTGACGCTCGAAGTTACCGACACAGAGCCGGCGCTGAAGGGCCAGACGGCATCGTCGTCCTACAAGCCCGCGATGCTGTCGAACGGCGTGCGCACGAACGTTCCGCCGCACATCGCGCCGGGCACCCGGATCGTCGTCATGACGGTGGACGGTTCCTACGTCGAGCGCGCCAAAGACTAA
- the epmA gene encoding EF-P lysine aminoacylase EpmA: protein MTEASPWWSPHVHADRRPFLAARGRIKAALRQFFWADGFTEVEGGILQRSPGNEAHLHGFATEKLGPDGQAERLYLRTSPEFACKKLLAAGEKRIFDFARVFRNRERGALHHPEFTMLEWYRAGETYEALMTDCTALLRLAAEAAGTKSFSWRGLAADPLAEPERVTLAEAFDRYAGIDLLAAVSPDATDRDALAASANARGIRVAADDTWADVFSRVLVEKIEPKLGIGRATILCEYPVSEAALARPSPRDPRVAERFELYVCGVELANAFGELTDPAEQRRRFIAEMDEKERVYGERYPIDEDFIAALGSMPQASGSALGFDRLVMLAAGATDIEQVIWTPVVR from the coding sequence GTGACAGAAGCCTCGCCCTGGTGGTCCCCGCATGTCCACGCCGACCGCCGGCCGTTTTTGGCTGCGCGCGGGCGCATCAAAGCAGCACTCCGGCAGTTTTTCTGGGCGGACGGCTTCACCGAGGTTGAGGGCGGTATCCTCCAGCGTTCTCCCGGCAATGAGGCGCACCTGCACGGGTTTGCTACCGAAAAGCTTGGGCCGGATGGTCAAGCGGAGCGGCTGTATCTGCGTACCTCGCCGGAATTCGCCTGCAAGAAGCTGCTCGCGGCGGGAGAAAAGCGGATCTTCGACTTCGCCCGGGTCTTTCGCAATCGCGAGCGGGGAGCGCTGCATCACCCCGAATTCACGATGCTGGAATGGTACCGCGCCGGCGAGACATACGAGGCGCTGATGACGGACTGCACCGCTTTGCTTCGTTTGGCGGCGGAGGCGGCCGGGACGAAGTCGTTCAGCTGGCGGGGTTTGGCGGCGGACCCTCTTGCCGAGCCGGAGCGCGTGACGCTGGCCGAAGCGTTCGATCGTTACGCCGGCATCGATCTGCTCGCGGCCGTGAGCCCCGATGCGACAGATCGCGATGCGCTGGCTGCATCCGCGAATGCGCGCGGCATCCGCGTCGCCGCCGACGACACCTGGGCGGATGTCTTCAGCCGCGTGCTGGTCGAGAAGATCGAGCCAAAGCTTGGCATCGGCCGCGCCACGATCCTCTGCGAATACCCTGTTTCCGAGGCAGCGCTCGCGCGCCCCAGCCCGCGCGATCCGCGCGTCGCCGAGCGGTTCGAGCTCTATGTCTGCGGCGTCGAACTCGCCAACGCGTTCGGCGAATTGACCGACCCGGCCGAGCAGCGACGCCGCTTCATCGCCGAGATGGACGAGAAAGAGCGTGTCTACGGCGAGCGTTACCCGATCGACGAGGATTTCATTGCAGCGCTGGGCTCGATGCCGCAGGCGTCCGGCAGCGCGCTCGGCTTTGACCGCTTGGTCATGCTCGCGGCCGGCGCGACCGACATCGAGCAGGTGATCTGGACACCCGTGGTCCGGTGA
- a CDS encoding lysine-2,3-aminomutase-like protein, producing MHDIAEKTLRSADELVSSGLAPRERRDDLARVGERYAAAITPAMTELIDRTDAADPIARQFVPDFAELTITDDEHADPIGDDAHTPVKGIVHRYPDRVLLKLVNVCAVYCRFCFRREMVGPGKKALSDSEISAALDYVRARPEIWEVILTGGDPLVMAPRRLAAVIKQIAAIPHVKIVRLHTRIPSVAPERVTPAMVRALKAPGATTYLVLHANHARELTEPARGALGRLADAGIPLLSQSVLLRGVNDSVEVLADLMRAFVESRVKPYYLHHPDLAPGTGHFRITIKEGQELVRQLHGRVSGLCQPTYVLDIPGGFGKSPIGPSYLDEAGAVQTVKDYQGQSHPYSKV from the coding sequence ATGCACGACATTGCCGAGAAGACGTTGCGATCAGCCGATGAGCTGGTCTCGTCCGGCCTTGCGCCGCGCGAGCGGCGCGACGATCTCGCGCGCGTCGGCGAGCGTTACGCGGCGGCGATTACCCCGGCGATGACGGAGCTGATTGATCGTACTGACGCGGCCGACCCGATCGCGCGCCAGTTCGTGCCGGACTTCGCCGAACTCACCATCACGGACGACGAACACGCCGACCCGATCGGCGACGACGCGCACACGCCCGTCAAAGGCATCGTACACCGCTATCCGGATCGCGTGCTGCTCAAGCTCGTCAACGTCTGCGCGGTCTATTGCCGCTTTTGCTTCCGTCGCGAGATGGTCGGGCCCGGCAAGAAAGCGCTGAGCGACAGCGAGATCTCGGCCGCGCTCGATTATGTGCGCGCACGTCCCGAGATCTGGGAAGTGATACTCACCGGCGGCGATCCGCTCGTGATGGCGCCGCGGCGCCTTGCCGCCGTGATCAAGCAAATCGCCGCGATACCTCATGTGAAGATCGTCCGCCTTCACACGCGCATACCTTCCGTCGCGCCCGAACGCGTCACGCCCGCCATGGTGCGGGCGCTGAAAGCACCGGGCGCCACGACGTACTTGGTGCTGCACGCCAATCACGCCAGAGAGTTAACCGAGCCAGCGCGAGGCGCCCTCGGCCGCCTGGCAGACGCCGGAATCCCGCTGCTGAGCCAGTCGGTCCTGCTGCGCGGTGTGAACGATTCCGTGGAGGTTTTGGCCGATTTGATGCGGGCTTTCGTCGAATCCCGGGTCAAACCCTATTATTTGCACCACCCCGATCTGGCACCCGGCACCGGGCACTTCCGTATCACGATAAAAGAGGGCCAGGAGCTGGTCCGGCAGCTTCACGGACGCGTGTCCGGACTATGCCAGCCGACCTATGTGCTTGACATTCCGGGTGGTTTCGGGAAATCACCTATTGGACCGTCTTACCTCGACGAGGCCGGGGCGGTTCAAACTGTGAAAGACTATCAGGGGCAATCGCACCCTTACTCGAAAGTCTAA